The Arachis ipaensis cultivar K30076 chromosome B03, Araip1.1, whole genome shotgun sequence region aatgcaaggaaaatatgcaagacacaatctttgaggaacagcagagctccacaccttaatctatggagtgtagaaactctaccgtatgaaaatacataagtgaaggatgtcagaatccaacagcatcagtagtcctttttcaacctctgaatctgatttctgctcaagtccctcaatttcagccagaaaatacctgaaatcacagaaaaacacacaaactcatagtaaagtccagaaatgtgaatttaacacaaaatctattaaaaacatccctaaaagtaactagatcctactaaaaacatactaaaaacaatgtcaaaaagcgtataaattatccgctcatcaaacactttgaagatcaagatgaacaccaagaacttatttttgaaaatttttatatgcaaagaaaacatgcaagacaccaaacttagaaatctttcacgcttaggcactaagaattcaagaatgcatatgaaaaacaagaaaagacacaaaacatgaaaacatcaagatcaaacaagaagacttaccaagaacaacttgaagatcatgaagaacactatgaatgcatgaatttttcgaaaaatgcaagatgaatatgcaattgacaccaaactttcaacttgactcaagactcaaacaagaaacacaaaatattttttatttttatgattttattaaatttttttggattttttttatttttcgaaaatcatttgaaaaagaaaaataaggattccaaaatttttaatatgaattctaggaatcttgtattcttattctaaagctccaatctaagggttaggcatggcttaatagccagccaagctttagtatgtaactcagacatgacacgcctgacataccctttggaagcccctatccaaaagaattagacatggctttatagccagccaggcttcaacatgcttcatgaaactctagaattcattcttaaaaattctgaagaaaaatatatttttgaaagatttttgaattttttttttgaaaacaaaacaaaaagaaaattacctaatctgagcaacaagatgaatcgttagttgtccaaactcaaacaatccccggcaatggcgccaaaaacttggtgcacaaaattgtgatctcaggcaacgacgccaaaaactctgtacgcacgtcttaataaattgtttttcattcacaacttcgatacaactaaccagcaagtgcactgggtcgtccaagtaataaaccttatgtgagtaagggtcgatcccacggagattgttggtatgaagcaagctatggtcaccttgtaaatcttagtcaggcagatatcaaatggttatggagttttcgaaaataaataataaaataaggatagaaatacttatgtaaatccttggtgagaatttcagataaacgcatggagatgctttcgttcctctgaacctctgctttcctgctgccttcatccaatcagtcttactcctttctatggctggctttatgtaaggacatcaccattggcaatggctacttttgatcctctctggaaaatggtccaatgcactgtcactacatggctaatcgtctggaggcatcacccttgttaatggctgcatcccatcctcttgtgaaaatggtccaaatgctctgtcacagcacggctaatcatctgaggttctcgatcatactggaataggattcacaacactcgcgagtttgaagttcgtcacagtcattcaatcccagagtcctactcggaataccacagacaaggtttagactttccggactctcatgaatgccgccatcaatctagtttataccacgaagattctgattaagagatccaagagatactcattcaatctaaggtagaacggaagtggttgtcaggcacgcgttcatagggaatgatgatgattgtcacgttcatcacattcaagttgaagtgcgaatgaatatcttagaagcggaataagttgaattgaatagaaaaacagtagtactttgcattaatctttgaggaacagcagagctccacagaTGGGATATGACTGAAATTTCGATCCAAGATGGGATATGACTGAAATTTCGATCCAATCCGTCGATCCAAGATGGGATATGACTGAAATTTCGATCCAATCCGCACTAAACTCATTAGATCAAATTCGATATTCGCACTTTTTATGTTTCAGATCAGATCATATCCTCAAATTACAGATCAGATACGGATAAATACTGTGATTTATATGGATCGGCTGGTTCGACCGGAAAACTAGTGAATCGGACTAAAACCGAACCCTAGTTCGGTTCGATTTACTCCTTGGACCGTTTAAGGAATAAAACCGGTGCAAACCGGTCTAACCGAACTGGTTtgcttgaaaaattttttaaaatgtctcCACAAGGTCTCGAACCAAGAACCTTGGAGCAAAAGCAACCTCTACTTGCCACTTAACCAGTGCACTTCTAAGTATTATatttgacaaatactaattatatagtatacataaatatctaatttaatttaatttttatttttctatttttaaaattaattatattttaattatataccattattaatataaatataaatttcactaaaaatttattaatttacttgatctattttattgctaatattgtgattaaggttatttgttttgatgttagtgttaaaatctactgatattatagttagatgataggctttgtgaattaattatttttttattgtgtcaaaataagatactattgtagtattaaaattttatgattttttatattagttatttttagaagttgagacttgattcttcataaaatgttagtgaagatatgtatttcaaattttaattttaagtttttaactattttatattttatatttacgtgaGACCGGTTTTATCAGTTCAACCAATGATTTATCGGTTGAACCCATAAACCAGTAAACCAGTAgcttgaccggttcgatcactggTTTGGTTCTAACAactatgtttcaatctaatttcaaaaatttcgatttactcaatttagtctcccaacttaatagttatgactcacaTTGGTTCCTAATCTTATTTTTGTCACCGTCTCTCAAAATCGTTAACGACATGCTGAGATGGACTAACGACTGTTACATTATACATTCTAGCGACTGTTTGATGtgacaattgaaattttttttaccttatttttttcaactaaacacttaaaatcctaatatgagtcacggatacctaagttaaaaaatcaaactaagtaaattaaaactttaaaaatcagattaaatctcgaatataacttcaaaacagaactttaacttatgtagtgattaatttaaatgagaatcaaataaatcaaaattcaacataatttttatcaatgtttccaaattcgaaatttctataccaaaattaactaggatttttctttaaattattttttagtgtttttggaaagaaaatcttttgaggaatttaataatatgtgatgaggaacaccgaataaattatacagaaactaattaaaacacaatatgaaaacatctttaaaaaaagacgttttagacgtctttatctgagtggctcCAAAATAAAAGGTATAGCTGAAGTGGTGAGATATGTTTTTCTTTTGTAACATAAGGTGGTAAGAAATTCACCTAGTTTGTCATTGGCTAAAGAAGAAGGTTAATTAGGGAACACAATGAAAAAAGGTGGAGTAAATGACTAAATGCCCATAATTTGAACAGCAAATTGCATCAAAGAATGGTTCCCTTCAATTTTGGTAGCAAAACCACTATGCTTTCCCCCCAGGGAAACAACTTGCAACTACACAGGGGCTCTCTGCCTATTAAGTATAAACAAACCAAGTGAAAATCTACTAAATTTGAAGTATTAAGGGAACCTTAAACCTTGTAAATTAGACCAGGTACAACTACAAGAAATGAAACCAGTTGGGAGTAGTGTGTCCATGGAACAATCTTCTGTGCCTTTGATATTACGCTTCCACCAGCTGAGAATTGAGACACAACACataaaccactcaaattagtTACACAATACAAAGTGATAAAAAATTCAAGGTAGATTGAAGTTAactagaaacagaaaataaacataaaaagtaGAAACCAAAGTTTTGAAGATGTTAACTTACCACAATCTCTTGTCGAATTTGTAGTACTTGAGCAGAGACACAAGAAACCTTGTGTATCAGCATCAAAGCCACAAGTCCCACCAGATTTCTCACAAGTTCCACACCCCACATCAGGCACACTAAAAGAAAGCTTAATCCCATAAACCCAATCCAAAGGTCCCACACCCCTCAACTTTCCCGTGTCAAACACGCTCGTATAGTGCGTGCAATCCAATATATTCATGCTCATGAACTTCACGGTGTTGTAGCTTGTGAAACAGCACGGTGGGGAACTGTTAGTTGTTGACAAGTGGAACACCCTGAAAGCGTTGCAGGAGCCGTAAAGCTCGTCGCAAGTGTGGCCTTCGAAGTTGAAGCAGAGGTACTTGTAATGGTTGAGAACTGGAGAGTCTATGGAGCAGTTTAGGAGCACGAAAATGGTGTCTTGTGATGGTGGGATTATGGCGGTTTGAACTTCTGTCATGACCAACTCATGGTGTGGTTGAAGGATGGAGCACGTGGACATTTCAGGGTCGTAGATTACCTACATCGATCCCACGAATACAAATACGAATACCAGCATTGAATACGATATAAAACTATACATAAATACGAATATACACATACAATAGTTAAGCATAGTAGATTACCATGGTTAGTTTGTTGTAGTCGATGGATTGAACCTTGTAAGAACCAGAAGGGGTTTGAAAGAACAAGTTAGTGCTGCAGTTAAGCATGTTCCTGAACTGAGGTGCACCGCAACCATCTTCTAAGCCAAATGGGTAGTTTATGGGAATGTTGCCACATGAGTTCTTGCAAATGGAGAGTGCAAGAGTAGTTAGAATAACAATGGCTTGTAGTTGTAGTAGGAATGTGAATATGAGAAGATGCATCTTCATGTTCTAGATTTGGAACTAGCGAGCGACAGTGGAATATGCTATGCTATACGCGTTTTTGGACCAAAGGAAAAGTAAGAAGATGAGTGAATTTGGGATGATGAatttaattttacaaattaaaaaaaaatggtaGAACAAAGATGTATATTATAAAAGTCCGTAATTTACTCGAATAGATTTTTGAACGTTGGGGCACAGGCTGGTGTATGGGATCCACATTTGAAAAGTAAAAAGCTAACTTACCAGCCTGTGTGAACATGGGTTTTCTAAACTACATAATAATATGTTTTAAATCCAGAAGGCCTATATCAACATGGGGATGTAGCTCAAATGGTAGAGCGCTCGCTTTGCATGCGAGAGGCACGGGGTTCGATCCCCCGCATCTCCAAGGTTATCATTTTCTTTTTTGGCTTTTTCCTTCCCCTGAATGAAACCAAAGCGCTCCAAATATCGAAAAGGAATCTTTTCTGTTTCACCTACACATAAGCTTGATTTATTCCCGCCAACATGCAAAATCAGCGAGCCAAAACTAGGGTTTGTGAATTTTCACTCAGAGTCACAAGCACAAACCGAAACCACAACTTATCAGTAGCAGTGGTGTCAGACTAACAGCTGAACCATTTCCATGGCGGAGCTTACTCAGATCGCCGATCTTCTCAACCAGACACTCAGCCCCGATGCCAACGCCGTTCGTGCCGCCACCGATGCTCTCGATCGACTCTGCCTCACTTCTAACTTCCCCTTCTACCTCCTTTCAATTTCAACTCGTAATTTCACTTTCAAGCTTCCGTTCTTCCTCATCGTCGATTTCGCAGTTTTGCATTTTCAGCTCATTCTTTTTTACGAGAATTTTGATTCGGTGTTTGCATGCAGGAGGAGAAGATCAAGGTCAGAAGGTTGCTGCTGCTACTTACCTGAAGAATTTCACGCGCCGGAACATGGATAGCAGTAGCGCGGCCACGATTTCTAGTGTCGGCAAGGAGTTCAAGGAGCAGCTGATGCAAGCTCTGCTTCAGGCCGAGTTCCACATTCTGAAGATTTTGGTTGAAGTGGTACGTATCTTGATTGTTGCCGTTGTTGTTGATTCGCCCTTGAATTGTGTTTTCTTATGCATCTGAACGATTCTGTGGTGGCAGTTCCAGTCGGTTGCGGTTGCTGAGTTTGTTAAGCAGAATTCGTGGCCGGAGCTTGTGCCTTATCTGCAGTCTGCTATTCAGAATAGCAATCTCATCAATGGTTCAAGCTCTGCATGTAGCACAGTCAATGCACTTGTAGTTCTTCATGCTCTTCTTAGACCTTTTCAGGTATTCAAAGTCTCTATTGGTTTTTGACTTGGAGTGAAATTtaggattttgtttattcatgcaATGTGCCTTTATGTGAAATCAATGTTGGCAGTGACAATTTGCATCAGATCATGTCTACTGATTGAGATTTATTGAATAAAATTTTAGATGTAGAAGAGACAGAATGCAGTTTAGTGGTTGCCATGACTCATCATTGATACATTGTCATGTGTTTTGCAAGGTTTACATGTGTATTTCtgtgtttgtttcttatcttcaTGTTTTCTTAAATGCATTAAGAATCCTTCCAATTTCTTCTTTGAAACATTTATTTCCAAGATAATATCTACAAaatattagataattttttttttctctctgtaATTATTCACTTGTGTAGCAGTTAGCTTAACCCTTAAGTTTGGTCCTGTTTATGTAACATACTGTCTCTTTGCCTCTATCAGAACTTCTGTATGCCATGAAACATGTTTTGATTCCTTTGTCTTGTATATAAATTAACTGCTTCATTTTGCAGTATTTTTTGAATCCTAAAGTACCAAAGGAGCCTGTACCACTGCAGCTGGAGCTTATAGCGAAAGAAATTCTTGTGCCTTTGCTTTCTATATTTCATCAGTTTGTTGGAAAGGTAATTTCTAGTCTTTTATCCCTTTTGTGCTTTACTTAACTTACCATTTCTTTTATGAACTCCACTTCTGAATGGTTTTATTATGCATGTACCAGGCTTTAGCTACCCTTGACAGAGCAGAAATAGAAACTGAGAAAGTTCTTCTCACTGTATGCAAATGCCTACATTTTGCAGTAAGTAATGTTTGAACATGTATATAGTTAACACAAACATATATGAATTAGTTATTATGTGCAATTCTGCATTCACTTGAGTATATTTATCCTTGTGGAGCTTAAAATTAACGAATATTTTTCTATAGTGATATAATTCAATTGTCTTCTTGTTGCATTGTTTGTGGTGCTTATACTCTTTTCAAGTAGTTTCTTTTTAATTGTTTTCTGATAAGTTAGATCCCCTATTCCCCTTTAAATATTTATGTTGCCCTCCAATATATTTTTGCCTTGTCAGCTTCAACTGGCATAAGTGGAGTTTCATGCTATTTTCCTCCAATTTGTTTTCTGTACAAACCATTGGCAGTATTGTAGAGTGGCTCATGTAGCAGATGATTCTATGACTAAAGTGTAGGtgctaaatttatttttatttgatactCCTATTTATAGGTAAAGTCTTACATGCCACCGACtttaattcctcttcttccttcatTCTGTTGTGACCTGATTGCCATTCTGGGTTCGTTGAGATTTGATGATCTGGTAGCTGAAGAAGATGTATATTTCACAAGATTGAAGACTGGAAAAAGAAGTCTGCTTATTTTTTCTGCACTTGTCACTAGGCACAGAAAACATTCTGATAAGTAATATCATGCATAACTTCTTTGTTCACTGAATGAAGGCATTTTTACATTATATATATTAAAGTATATTCCCTCCATTTTCAGGTTGATGCCACAAATGATAAGTTGTGTTCTTAACATTGTCAAATATAGCAAAAATACCAGTGTAAGATAATGACCTCAATTTTTGTACTTGATTACTGGTTGGTTAGCAGTTGATTTAGACAATGCTTATTCTTTCTATTTCTAGCTTTGATTCTAAAAGTCTATCTTACTTATGAATTGTATCTTGAAATTGATTTTGCACTCATGTTaccttatatttattttaattgtactCCTTTTGTTGGGCATACTGGAATTTTAATAGTGATATTTCTTTTGCAGAAACTTCCTTTCCTGTCTGAGAGGGTTCTTTCTTTAGGTTTTGATGTAATTTCAAATGTACTGGAGACTGGACCGGTTAGTTTTTTTAGTTGTGAGCTCTTAATCGAGTTTCAATTGTTTGGATGCTGCAACTTTTGCATTTCACATATTCTTCCAAATATTCATCTTTAATATGGTTCAAGTTCAATAAATACAGGGATGGCGGTTAGTTTCTCCACATTTTACAACTCTATTGGAATCTGCAATTTTTCCAGCATTAGTAATGAATGAGAAGGTTAGGATGTTTCCTGAAAATGTTACATGGACAAATTTTTGTTTAAGAATAttattttaatcaaatttaaGTAGCTTGACATACACTTTTTTCCTTCTTTAATTTATGAAAATGTTTGTGTAGGATATATCAGAGTGGGAAGAAGACGCAGATGAGTATATACGGAAGAATCTTCCTTCAGATATTGTATGAATTGAAAGTTGATATTATTGTTTTACATATTTTGTAGTTACTTACGacctaaatttttttattaggaCGAAATTTCTGGATGGA contains the following coding sequences:
- the LOC107634411 gene encoding uncharacterized protein LOC107634411, which encodes MKMHLLIFTFLLQLQAIVILTTLALSICKNSCGNIPINYPFGLEDGCGAPQFRNMLNCSTNLFFQTPSGSYKVQSIDYNKLTMVIYDPEMSTCSILQPHHELVMTEVQTAIIPPSQDTIFVLLNCSIDSPVLNHYKYLCFNFEGHTCDELYGSCNAFRVFHLSTTNSSPPCCFTSYNTVKFMSMNILDCTHYTSVFDTGKLRGVGPLDWVYGIKLSFSVPDVGCGTCEKSGGTCGFDADTQGFLCLCSSTTNSTRDCAGGSVISKAQKIVPWTHYSQLVSFLVVVPGLIYKV